A region of Cyanobium sp. ATX 6F1 DNA encodes the following proteins:
- the lspA gene encoding signal peptidase II, producing MRVLRGHQVRVLVLAAVVVGLDQFTKALALQHMNPGEALPLLPGLLQRRLVFNTGAAFSLFTAATPLLGVVSLLVALGLVIWLLRSGPLRFWQGLGVAVLLGGAIGNGLDRWRLGTVVDFIELVPVQFPIFNVADVAINLAVLFLLLDLLRPHGTHQG from the coding sequence ATGAGAGTGCTTCGAGGCCACCAGGTGCGGGTGCTGGTGTTGGCTGCGGTGGTGGTTGGCCTCGACCAATTCACCAAGGCCCTTGCCCTCCAGCACATGAACCCCGGCGAGGCCCTGCCGCTGCTGCCCGGCCTGCTGCAGCGGCGGTTGGTGTTCAACACCGGTGCCGCCTTCAGCCTGTTCACGGCGGCCACGCCGCTGCTGGGGGTCGTCAGCCTGCTAGTGGCCCTGGGGTTGGTGATCTGGCTGCTGCGCAGCGGCCCCCTACGGTTCTGGCAGGGATTGGGGGTGGCGGTGCTGCTGGGGGGAGCGATCGGCAATGGCCTCGACCGCTGGCGCCTCGGAACCGTGGTCGATTTCATTGAACTGGTGCCGGTCCAGTTCCCGATCTTCAATGTGGCCGATGTGGCGATCAACCTTGCCGTGCTGTTCCTGCTGCTCGACCTGCTGAGACCCCATGGCACCCACCAGGGTTGA
- a CDS encoding biotin transporter BioY gives MRALATWSGAVAGLLLIVIGGLIQAAVPAPGHGGGVALIPLPITLQVPALLLTALVCGPRGAMLAAVAYLSLGLFQLPVFHGGGGTAYLLDPGFGYLAGFLPAAWVTGRLARQEGMDDPLALAGAAAIGLAVLQLCGTVNLLLGSLAGRWAVGLPQLLLSYSLGPLIPQLLLCCAVAVLSLPLRRLLLLERR, from the coding sequence TTGCGGGCCCTAGCCACCTGGAGCGGAGCCGTCGCCGGCCTGCTGTTGATCGTGATCGGCGGCCTGATCCAGGCGGCCGTGCCCGCCCCGGGCCATGGCGGTGGCGTCGCCTTGATCCCCTTGCCGATCACCCTGCAGGTGCCGGCGCTGCTGCTGACAGCCCTGGTGTGTGGCCCCCGCGGAGCGATGCTGGCGGCCGTCGCCTACCTCTCCCTGGGTCTGTTCCAATTGCCCGTGTTCCATGGCGGTGGCGGAACCGCCTACCTGCTCGACCCTGGTTTCGGCTACCTGGCGGGGTTTCTGCCGGCGGCCTGGGTGACCGGTCGCCTGGCCCGTCAAGAGGGAATGGATGATCCCCTGGCCCTGGCGGGGGCGGCCGCGATCGGGCTGGCTGTGCTGCAACTCTGCGGAACGGTGAACCTGTTGCTGGGCAGCCTGGCGGGCCGCTGGGCCGTGGGTCTGCCCCAGTTGCTTTTGAGCTACAGCCTGGGCCCCTTGATCCCTCAACTGCTGCTCTGCTGTGCCGTCGCCGTGCTGTCCCTGCCCCTGAGGCGGCTGCTGCTGCTCGAGCGCCGATGA
- a CDS encoding phycocyanobilin:ferredoxin oxidoreductase: protein MTPTSSIHPLVDALAERIRSYWEGLPDLAPLAIDPALEAISGSLDGERLFIRNELRQCRGLRKLHLETARLGGGLQILHCVFFPDPRFDLPVFGADIVAGPAGVSAAIADLSPLDGGLPSAIETALAAMPIRPYRQPRELPTWGTIFSPYVRFVRPSNGEEEQWFIDDVMLLLEVLAAATRRAEPQALDDPGTVSRHSAQLDYCQQQKRNDKTRRVLEKAFNPQWANRYIEDLLFDDPAPL, encoded by the coding sequence GTGACGCCGACTTCGAGCATCCATCCGCTTGTCGATGCCCTGGCCGAGCGCATTCGCAGCTATTGGGAGGGACTGCCTGATCTGGCCCCCCTGGCGATCGATCCGGCCCTGGAGGCGATCAGTGGCAGCCTCGATGGCGAGCGCCTGTTCATCCGCAATGAGCTGCGCCAGTGCCGGGGCCTGCGCAAGCTGCACCTGGAAACCGCCCGCCTGGGCGGCGGACTGCAGATCCTCCACTGCGTGTTTTTTCCCGATCCGCGCTTTGATCTGCCCGTCTTCGGTGCCGACATCGTGGCCGGCCCAGCCGGAGTCTCCGCTGCCATTGCGGATCTCTCACCCCTCGATGGCGGCCTCCCCAGCGCCATCGAGACAGCCCTGGCGGCCATGCCCATCCGCCCCTACAGGCAGCCCCGGGAGCTGCCCACCTGGGGAACGATCTTCTCCCCCTACGTGCGCTTCGTGCGGCCGAGCAATGGCGAGGAGGAACAGTGGTTCATCGACGATGTGATGCTGCTACTGGAGGTGCTGGCCGCCGCGACCCGCAGGGCTGAGCCTCAGGCCCTGGATGATCCAGGTACCGTTTCAAGACATAGCGCTCAACTGGACTATTGTCAGCAACAGAAACGCAACGACAAGACCCGGCGGGTGCTCGAGAAGGCGTTCAACCCCCAGTGGGCGAACCGCTACATCGAAGACCTCCTGTTCGACGATCCGGCGCCCCTCTGA
- a CDS encoding HlyD family efflux transporter periplasmic adaptor subunit, whose protein sequence is MAGGLALLAVLAFSLWRSQQKPVAAKVATPAQQRSAALARQARESVSALGRLEPAGDVRKLAAPMTGFGGSPRISELLVDEGEAVQAGQLLARFDNGPTLQADRLVLRTRIASLNARYAVLQRETQRYRQLARGGATSTDDLEARELKLIELKGQLDEAKAGLAKVDVDLINTVLRAPIDGTVLRLRARVGERPGDNGILELGASERMEVVAEVYESDIDRVRLGQSVRITSENGGFDGALLGKVLRISPQVRQRVVVSTDPTGDADARVVEVRIQLDPSDMAKVRSLAGLKTISRFEP, encoded by the coding sequence ATGGCCGGAGGCCTGGCCCTGCTGGCCGTTCTGGCCTTCAGCCTTTGGCGCTCCCAGCAGAAGCCGGTCGCTGCCAAGGTCGCGACCCCCGCCCAGCAGCGATCCGCTGCCCTTGCCCGCCAGGCACGGGAATCGGTCTCGGCCCTCGGCCGGCTGGAGCCCGCCGGCGATGTGCGCAAGCTTGCGGCCCCGATGACCGGCTTCGGTGGCAGCCCTCGGATCAGCGAACTGCTGGTGGATGAAGGCGAAGCGGTTCAGGCGGGCCAGTTGCTCGCCCGCTTCGACAACGGCCCCACCCTGCAGGCCGATCGTCTGGTGCTGCGCACGCGCATAGCCAGCTTGAACGCCCGCTACGCCGTCCTGCAGCGGGAAACCCAGCGCTACCGCCAGCTGGCCCGAGGTGGTGCCACCTCCACCGACGACCTGGAGGCCCGCGAGCTCAAACTGATCGAGCTCAAGGGTCAGCTCGATGAGGCCAAGGCCGGCCTGGCCAAGGTCGATGTCGATCTGATCAACACGGTGCTGCGGGCACCGATTGACGGCACCGTGCTGCGGCTGCGGGCCCGGGTGGGGGAGCGACCCGGGGACAACGGCATCCTCGAACTGGGAGCCAGTGAGCGGATGGAGGTGGTGGCGGAGGTCTACGAAAGCGACATCGACCGGGTGCGCCTGGGCCAGAGCGTGCGCATCACCAGCGAGAACGGTGGCTTCGATGGCGCTCTGCTCGGCAAGGTGTTGCGAATCAGCCCCCAGGTCCGCCAACGGGTGGTGGTCTCCACCGACCCCACCGGTGATGCTGACGCCCGGGTGGTCGAAGTCCGCATTCAGCTGGATCCGTCCGACATGGCCAAGGTGCGCAGCCTGGCCGGTCTCAAGACCATCAGCCGCTTCGAGCCGTGA
- a CDS encoding M16 family metallopeptidase, translated as MSVEYFELPGGCPVWVQHRAGPAIVSAKLLIRGGSSGDPAGGRGLTQLLAGLLTRGCGPLSAEDLAELVESRGAGLRCEANEDGLLISLKCASADSAALLPLLLTMVQRPWLRPDQVELERGLNLQALQRQREDPFQLAHDQLRLQLYGTGPYGHDPLGIEGELEELGVEQLRQRLPDLGREGAVLVICGQPSEPVRALLEPLETGEPWSSFAPGRVDGPGGEAGERLALLADETEQLVLMLGTTTVPLGSADALALRLLHCHLGVGMSSRLFVALRERHGLAYDVGVHAPARRGAAPFVFHLSSSAERAEEATTRLLDEWQRLLEVPLSLEELTLAQAKFRGQEALGRQTCSQIADRHALLLSHGLDWDYADGALVQSRELTPADLLAAAQRWLGAPALSLCGPAKALEAAAASWRRHPLSS; from the coding sequence ATGAGCGTCGAATATTTCGAGCTGCCCGGGGGGTGTCCGGTCTGGGTGCAACACCGAGCGGGACCCGCGATCGTCTCGGCGAAGTTGCTGATCCGGGGCGGCAGCAGCGGCGATCCCGCCGGCGGCCGGGGGCTCACCCAACTGCTGGCCGGGCTGCTGACCCGCGGCTGCGGGCCCCTCAGTGCCGAAGATCTGGCCGAACTGGTGGAAAGCCGCGGCGCCGGCCTCCGTTGTGAAGCCAATGAGGATGGTCTGCTGATCAGCCTCAAGTGCGCCAGCGCCGACAGCGCCGCCCTGCTGCCCCTGTTGTTGACCATGGTGCAGCGGCCCTGGTTGCGGCCCGACCAGGTGGAACTGGAGAGGGGGCTGAACCTGCAGGCCCTGCAGCGGCAGCGGGAGGACCCCTTTCAACTTGCCCATGATCAGTTGCGCCTGCAGCTCTACGGCACAGGCCCCTACGGCCATGACCCCCTCGGCATCGAGGGCGAACTGGAGGAGCTGGGGGTGGAGCAGCTGAGGCAACGGCTGCCGGATCTGGGCCGTGAGGGAGCGGTGCTGGTGATCTGCGGCCAGCCGAGCGAGCCGGTGCGAGCTCTGCTCGAGCCCCTGGAAACCGGAGAGCCCTGGAGCAGCTTTGCGCCCGGGCGGGTCGATGGACCTGGGGGTGAAGCGGGGGAGCGGCTGGCCCTGCTGGCCGATGAGACCGAACAACTGGTGCTGATGCTGGGGACCACCACGGTGCCCCTGGGTTCCGCCGACGCCTTGGCCCTGCGCCTGCTCCACTGTCACCTGGGAGTGGGCATGTCCAGTCGGTTGTTTGTCGCCCTGCGGGAGCGGCACGGCCTGGCCTACGACGTGGGGGTCCATGCCCCCGCCCGACGCGGGGCCGCCCCCTTCGTGTTCCACCTCTCCAGCTCCGCCGAGCGAGCGGAAGAGGCCACCACCCGGCTCCTGGATGAATGGCAGCGCCTGCTGGAGGTGCCCTTGAGCCTGGAAGAGTTGACCCTCGCCCAGGCCAAGTTCCGCGGCCAGGAGGCCCTGGGCCGCCAGACCTGCAGCCAGATCGCCGATCGCCACGCCCTGCTGCTCTCCCACGGCCTCGACTGGGACTACGCCGATGGCGCGCTGGTCCAAAGCCGCGAGCTCACCCCCGCCGATCTGCTCGCTGCCGCCCAACGCTGGCTGGGGGCACCGGCCCTCAGTCTCTGCGGGCCGGCCAAGGCTCTGGAAGCCGCCGCTGCCAGCTGGCGGCGGCACCCCCTCAGTTCGTAG
- a CDS encoding NAD(P)H dehydrogenase assembly family protein: MADSPGETVTFTVGDQVQLVVVPAYLKSADPMPMLRPADLIDREEVGEVVGVRAKGLLAVRFRRGAFLLETAQLVAVPSPSAPATN; this comes from the coding sequence ATGGCTGATTCCCCTGGCGAGACGGTGACCTTCACGGTGGGCGACCAGGTGCAGTTGGTGGTGGTGCCGGCGTACCTCAAAAGCGCCGATCCGATGCCGATGCTGCGGCCCGCCGATCTGATCGATCGCGAGGAGGTGGGCGAGGTGGTGGGTGTGCGAGCCAAGGGACTGCTGGCGGTGCGTTTTCGTCGGGGTGCCTTTCTGCTGGAGACGGCTCAACTGGTGGCGGTCCCATCACCCTCGGCGCCCGCTACGAACTGA
- the devC gene encoding ABC transporter permease DevC, which translates to MLLTRQPVRLAVALAGISFAGILMFMQLGFRDALFDSSITVHKIFNADLVLMSPRTKSSISMAGFPKRRLVQTLADPEVEGISPVHWMQLLWRNPKTKDTRGILAIGIEPGDPVFVDEALNRKSHLLTQKGRVIFDDLSREEFGPVAAWFNEGRSVESEVAGNRVRVAELMSVGPSFGADGNVLTSNETFLSLMPSTPAGSIELGLVRLTQGADIEQVKKRLRQRLPKDVTIYTKDGFMQMEMDYWRSSTAIGFIFTLGAGMGFVVGCVIVYQILYSDVSDHLPEYATLMAMGYSLLSLLGVVAQEGLLLAVLGYLPAYGAGQVLYGVIQNATKLPVAMANDRALIVFSMILLMCMASAALAMRRLGDADPAEIF; encoded by the coding sequence ATGCTGCTGACCCGCCAACCCGTGCGTCTGGCGGTGGCCCTGGCGGGGATCAGTTTCGCGGGCATCTTGATGTTCATGCAGCTGGGCTTCCGCGACGCCCTGTTTGATTCGAGCATCACCGTCCACAAGATCTTCAATGCCGACCTGGTGTTGATGAGTCCGCGCACCAAAAGCTCAATCTCGATGGCGGGCTTCCCCAAGCGGCGCCTGGTGCAGACCCTGGCGGACCCTGAAGTGGAAGGCATCTCGCCGGTGCATTGGATGCAGCTGCTCTGGCGCAACCCCAAGACCAAGGACACCCGAGGAATCCTGGCGATTGGCATTGAACCGGGCGATCCGGTCTTCGTTGACGAGGCGTTGAATCGCAAGTCCCATCTCCTCACCCAGAAGGGCCGGGTGATCTTCGATGACCTTTCCCGGGAGGAATTCGGCCCAGTGGCAGCCTGGTTCAACGAAGGCCGCTCCGTGGAGAGCGAAGTGGCAGGCAACCGGGTGCGGGTCGCTGAACTGATGTCCGTGGGTCCATCCTTCGGCGCCGACGGCAACGTTTTGACCAGCAATGAGACCTTTCTCAGCCTGATGCCCTCCACACCGGCGGGCAGCATCGAATTGGGGTTGGTTCGACTGACCCAAGGTGCGGATATCGAGCAGGTTAAGAAGCGCCTGCGTCAACGACTCCCCAAGGACGTGACGATCTATACGAAAGATGGCTTCATGCAGATGGAAATGGACTACTGGCGCAGCAGCACCGCCATCGGTTTCATCTTCACCCTCGGAGCGGGCATGGGCTTCGTGGTGGGCTGCGTGATCGTCTATCAGATCCTCTATTCCGATGTGAGCGACCACCTGCCCGAGTACGCCACCTTGATGGCCATGGGCTACAGCCTGCTGAGCCTGCTGGGGGTGGTGGCCCAGGAGGGCCTGCTGCTGGCGGTGCTGGGCTATCTGCCCGCCTACGGCGCCGGCCAGGTGCTCTATGGCGTGATCCAGAACGCCACGAAATTACCGGTGGCCATGGCGAACGATCGGGCTCTGATCGTGTTCTCGATGATTCTTTTGATGTGCATGGCCTCCGCCGCCCTGGCCATGCGCCGCCTGGGCGATGCCGATCCCGCGGAGATCTTCTGA
- a CDS encoding transglycosylase domain-containing protein, with protein MAPTRVDSVSGRLGQRLAAANRPGTALLELFLPGQGSRRLPLHGGLYRIGRDPDLEVVIDHPAVSKQHAYLEQQGRHWLLLDNASTNGLWWQGRRIQQLLLSDGDVVRFGPSQEPGLPEIAFRRRPSPRLPQLARILSLGLGGLATAGLALLGLSLLQMPVRGSLATVRGPLALYDRSNKPLTSADSSQHREQSSLSGYPPVLVTALLASEDSRFWWHPGVDPIGTARALVANLLGGRVLEGGSTLTQQLARSLYPDQVGQGETLERKWRELLVALQLEARFSKHDLLLSYLNRVYLGVGWGFEDAARAYFGRPASQLQLEEAALLVGLLPSPNGNDPCSNPQAALAARNGVLNKMSDTGKISADQGRRSRRQPIQLGPQACRGGTGLRPAPFYTDQVHQDLQNLLGADVAAEGNFLIETYLDPVLQTVVERQLRQELQASAPLRVSQGAVVVLDSRNGGVLAIAGGRDYRYSQFNRASMALRQPGSTFKLMTYLAALERGMGPTDAISCAPLEWGGQTFASHCGGRVSLTQAFAMSSNTAALRLARRVGLDAVVRKAQDLGITSPLTPVPGLALGQSEVRLIELTAAYGAVANDGIWHAPTTIRRLTDAETCGGLESARCRAARRTSKRAVNPGRRVIKAETARQMQGLLRAVVRGGTGTAAYLGGQEGGKTGTTNEARDLLFVGYEPRRHWVIGIWLGNDDNTPTSSSSALAAGLWSSIVRGAGSGSLAPTAGP; from the coding sequence ATGGCACCCACCAGGGTTGACTCCGTGAGTGGCCGCCTCGGTCAGCGATTGGCCGCCGCCAACCGTCCGGGCACAGCGCTGCTGGAGCTGTTTCTCCCTGGCCAGGGCAGCCGCCGCCTGCCGCTCCACGGTGGCCTCTACCGCATCGGCCGCGACCCCGACCTGGAGGTGGTCATCGACCACCCGGCCGTGAGCAAACAGCACGCTTACCTGGAGCAGCAGGGCCGCCATTGGCTGCTGCTCGACAACGCCTCCACCAATGGCCTCTGGTGGCAGGGGCGGCGCATCCAGCAACTGCTGCTCAGCGACGGGGATGTGGTGCGTTTCGGCCCCAGCCAGGAGCCCGGGTTGCCGGAGATTGCCTTTCGCCGGCGGCCCAGCCCGCGTCTGCCGCAGCTGGCCCGCATTCTGAGCCTGGGGCTTGGCGGCCTGGCGACGGCGGGACTCGCCCTGCTGGGGCTTTCACTGCTGCAGATGCCCGTGCGCGGCAGCCTGGCCACGGTGCGGGGGCCCCTGGCGCTCTACGACCGCAGCAACAAGCCGCTCACCTCCGCCGACTCCAGCCAACACCGGGAACAGTCCTCCCTGTCGGGTTACCCGCCCGTGCTGGTGACTGCGCTGCTGGCCAGTGAGGACAGCCGTTTCTGGTGGCATCCCGGGGTCGATCCGATCGGCACCGCCCGCGCCCTGGTGGCCAACCTGCTCGGGGGGCGGGTGCTGGAGGGGGGCAGCACCCTCACCCAGCAGCTGGCCCGCAGCCTTTACCCCGACCAGGTGGGCCAGGGGGAAACCCTGGAGCGCAAGTGGCGGGAGCTTCTGGTGGCCCTGCAGCTGGAGGCCCGATTCAGCAAGCACGACCTGCTGCTCAGCTATCTCAACCGCGTCTACCTGGGGGTCGGTTGGGGCTTTGAAGACGCCGCCCGGGCCTACTTCGGCCGGCCGGCCTCCCAGCTGCAACTGGAGGAGGCGGCCCTGCTGGTGGGTTTGCTGCCCTCCCCCAATGGCAACGATCCCTGCTCCAATCCCCAAGCGGCCCTGGCGGCCCGCAACGGGGTCCTCAACAAGATGTCCGACACCGGCAAGATCAGCGCTGACCAGGGACGGCGCAGCCGGCGGCAGCCGATTCAGCTGGGTCCCCAGGCCTGCCGGGGAGGTACCGGCCTCCGGCCTGCCCCCTTCTACACCGACCAGGTGCACCAGGATCTGCAGAACCTGCTGGGGGCCGACGTGGCCGCCGAGGGCAATTTTCTGATCGAGACCTATCTGGATCCTGTCCTCCAGACCGTCGTGGAACGTCAGCTGCGCCAGGAGCTCCAGGCCAGCGCTCCCCTGAGGGTCAGCCAGGGGGCGGTGGTGGTGCTGGATTCCCGCAACGGTGGTGTGCTCGCCATCGCCGGTGGCCGGGATTACCGCTACAGCCAGTTCAATCGCGCCAGCATGGCCCTCAGGCAGCCGGGCAGCACCTTCAAGCTGATGACGTATCTGGCGGCCCTGGAGCGGGGCATGGGGCCCACCGACGCCATCAGCTGCGCGCCCCTGGAGTGGGGCGGCCAGACCTTTGCCAGTCACTGCGGCGGTCGGGTGAGCCTCACCCAGGCGTTCGCGATGAGCAGCAACACCGCCGCCCTGCGCCTGGCCCGCCGTGTCGGGCTGGATGCCGTGGTGCGCAAGGCCCAGGATCTGGGCATCACCAGCCCACTCACGCCGGTGCCCGGTCTGGCCCTCGGACAGAGTGAGGTGCGCTTGATCGAACTCACAGCGGCCTATGGGGCCGTGGCCAATGACGGCATCTGGCATGCCCCCACCACGATCCGCCGGCTCACCGATGCCGAAACCTGCGGAGGCCTCGAGAGCGCCCGCTGCCGCGCCGCCCGTCGGACCAGCAAGCGAGCGGTCAATCCAGGCCGCCGCGTCATCAAAGCGGAAACGGCACGGCAGATGCAGGGGTTGCTGCGGGCGGTGGTGCGCGGCGGCACCGGCACCGCCGCTTACCTGGGCGGCCAGGAGGGCGGCAAGACAGGCACCACCAACGAGGCCCGCGACCTGCTGTTCGTGGGCTATGAGCCCCGCCGGCACTGGGTGATCGGCATCTGGCTCGGTAATGACGACAACACCCCCACCTCCAGCAGCAGCGCCCTGGCGGCGGGCCTGTGGAGCAGCATCGTGCGGGGCGCCGGCAGTGGCAGCCTCGCCCCCACAGCCGGCCCTTGA
- a CDS encoding M16 family metallopeptidase, whose translation MVILPRSYGPLPLPASPAPAVPVAALQPSITHLANGVQVVELEMADAPVVCLDFWSKAGSRLERPGESGLAHFLEHMVFKGSRSLGPGDFDRQVESLGGSSNAATGFDDVHYHVLITPEGAAEALDLLLELVLEPRLDGDDFAMERQVVLEELSQSEDQPDEVVFQTLLSQACPGHAYGRAILGERAALEDHQPEAMAAFHSRNYRADRCCLALAGPLIGLGLGERLAAGSLARLSRAAAEPIPDDLTLAVGRCHLEVPRLEAARLLMAWQLPPARDHEAVIGGDLLTTLLAEGRRSRLVARLREELRLVESIDLDLNVLEAGSLALLEAVCESEQVEAVELEIHKAWRELMEQPPEPAEFLRAQRLVANGYRFSLESSGSVAGLIGSHALWGRPLELEHPLESLERWTLERLHSELVPLLNPDRAFTLVALPA comes from the coding sequence ATGGTGATCCTGCCACGCTCCTACGGCCCATTGCCCCTGCCTGCCTCCCCCGCGCCGGCGGTTCCGGTCGCTGCGCTTCAACCTTCGATCACTCACCTGGCCAACGGCGTGCAGGTGGTGGAATTGGAGATGGCGGATGCTCCCGTGGTCTGCCTTGATTTCTGGTCCAAGGCGGGTAGCCGTCTGGAACGGCCCGGGGAATCAGGGCTGGCCCATTTCCTTGAGCACATGGTGTTCAAGGGCAGCCGCAGCCTCGGCCCAGGGGACTTTGACCGTCAGGTGGAATCGCTGGGGGGGAGCAGCAACGCCGCCACCGGCTTCGATGATGTGCACTATCACGTGCTGATCACGCCCGAAGGAGCGGCCGAAGCCCTGGATCTGCTGCTCGAGCTGGTGCTTGAACCACGGCTCGATGGCGACGATTTCGCGATGGAGCGCCAGGTGGTGCTCGAAGAGCTCAGCCAGAGCGAGGACCAGCCCGATGAGGTGGTGTTCCAGACCCTGCTCAGCCAGGCCTGCCCAGGCCATGCCTACGGGCGCGCGATCCTCGGCGAACGCGCCGCCCTGGAGGACCACCAGCCGGAGGCGATGGCCGCCTTCCACAGCCGTAACTATCGGGCTGATCGCTGCTGCCTGGCCCTGGCCGGACCCCTGATCGGTCTGGGCCTGGGCGAGCGCCTGGCGGCCGGCTCTCTTGCCAGGCTGAGCCGCGCTGCGGCCGAGCCGATTCCCGATGATCTGACTCTCGCGGTCGGCAGGTGCCACCTGGAGGTGCCGCGCCTGGAGGCGGCCCGCCTGTTGATGGCCTGGCAGCTGCCCCCCGCCCGGGATCACGAGGCGGTGATCGGCGGCGATCTGCTCACCACCTTGCTGGCCGAAGGCCGCCGCAGCCGCTTGGTGGCCCGGTTGCGGGAGGAGCTGCGGCTGGTGGAGAGCATCGATCTTGACCTCAACGTGCTGGAGGCCGGCAGCCTCGCCCTGCTGGAGGCGGTCTGCGAGAGCGAGCAGGTGGAGGCGGTGGAACTGGAAATTCACAAGGCGTGGCGGGAGTTGATGGAGCAGCCCCCTGAGCCCGCCGAATTCCTGCGCGCCCAGCGACTGGTGGCCAACGGCTACCGCTTCTCCCTGGAATCGAGCGGCTCGGTGGCGGGGCTGATCGGCAGCCACGCGCTCTGGGGACGTCCCCTGGAGCTGGAGCATCCGCTGGAGAGCCTTGAGCGGTGGACGCTGGAGCGCCTGCACAGCGAACTGGTGCCCCTGCTGAATCCCGATCGGGCCTTCACCCTGGTGGCCCTGCCCGCATGA